One window of Desulfonatronum sp. SC1 genomic DNA carries:
- a CDS encoding glycosyltransferase family 39 protein — protein MTKFLDGPFAATFGYLILFCLCLVLFLPGMTTLPPFDRDEARFAQASRQMLEEGDYIRIKFQEQDRHKKPVGIYWLQAASARLTNPEALWPYRLPSVLGAVLAVLLTFSLARRAMDIRFALAAAALLACTILLVTEAHLAKTDAMLLASITAMQVALARCYIRPADQQPEPWLWLLFWGGMGGSILLKGPVGPMISGLTLLTLFIADRRAPETITYGRFAWLSGLRPKAGLLLTAAMVLPWLIAVSLATDGSFVSDAVTGDLLPKLISGHESHGAPPGMYLLLFTLTFWPGSLLAWPTLVQTWSLRKTDRLVRFLWAWIVPSWIVFELVPTKLPHYVLPMYPAIALLIGVWLATLTQRAAHPGVSSTTAGSPGRFATWIPKIGAGLWLAIGVVLGIGLIVAPLYLDKAFSWWGVLAALIVLAMTALAWRAYQEGRMTQVCGILLLGAVLVFPVILGKGLPELRGFWVSRAVLQTVDSLRREHPDLSGLVASTGFQEPSLAFLLGTPTRLVNHLDAASHLLEHPNGLALVESRQEQRFHEAVGNLGLDVERLAIIRGFNYSKGQWVTIGFYAAARQ, from the coding sequence ATGACAAAATTTCTCGACGGCCCCTTTGCCGCCACTTTCGGATACCTGATCCTGTTCTGCCTCTGCCTGGTGCTGTTCCTGCCGGGCATGACCACCCTGCCTCCCTTTGACCGGGACGAGGCCCGTTTCGCCCAGGCTTCCCGGCAGATGCTGGAAGAAGGGGACTACATCCGGATCAAATTCCAGGAACAGGATCGCCACAAAAAGCCCGTGGGCATCTACTGGCTCCAGGCCGCCTCGGCCCGTCTGACCAATCCCGAGGCCCTTTGGCCCTATCGCCTGCCGTCCGTGCTGGGGGCCGTACTGGCCGTGCTGCTGACTTTTTCCCTGGCCAGACGAGCCATGGACATCCGTTTCGCCCTGGCCGCCGCGGCCCTGCTGGCCTGCACCATCCTGCTGGTCACCGAGGCCCACCTGGCCAAAACCGACGCCATGCTCCTAGCCTCCATCACGGCCATGCAGGTGGCCCTGGCCCGCTGCTACATCCGCCCGGCGGACCAGCAGCCGGAACCGTGGCTCTGGCTGTTGTTCTGGGGCGGCATGGGCGGGTCCATCCTGCTCAAGGGTCCGGTGGGGCCGATGATCTCCGGGCTGACCCTGCTGACCCTGTTCATCGCCGATCGCCGTGCCCCGGAAACAATCACTTACGGACGCTTTGCCTGGCTAAGCGGACTGCGACCCAAGGCCGGCCTGCTCCTGACCGCGGCCATGGTCCTGCCCTGGCTCATCGCCGTCAGTCTGGCCACGGATGGCTCCTTCGTCTCCGACGCGGTCACTGGCGACCTGCTGCCCAAACTGATTTCCGGCCACGAATCCCACGGCGCGCCTCCGGGAATGTATCTGCTGCTGTTCACCCTGACCTTCTGGCCGGGATCGCTGCTGGCCTGGCCAACCCTGGTCCAGACCTGGTCCCTGCGTAAAACGGACCGCCTGGTCCGCTTTCTCTGGGCCTGGATCGTCCCGTCCTGGATCGTCTTTGAGCTGGTACCCACCAAACTACCCCACTATGTCCTGCCCATGTATCCGGCCATCGCCCTGCTCATCGGCGTCTGGCTGGCCACACTCACTCAACGGGCGGCCCATCCCGGCGTCTCATCCACGACGGCAGGCTCTCCAGGCCGATTCGCGACCTGGATTCCCAAAATCGGAGCCGGGCTGTGGCTGGCCATTGGGGTCGTGCTGGGCATCGGCTTGATCGTGGCCCCGCTTTACCTGGACAAGGCCTTCTCCTGGTGGGGCGTTCTCGCGGCCCTGATCGTCCTGGCCATGACCGCCCTGGCATGGCGAGCCTACCAGGAGGGACGGATGACCCAGGTTTGCGGGATTCTCCTGCTGGGCGCGGTCCTGGTGTTTCCGGTCATTCTGGGCAAGGGCCTGCCCGAACTGCGCGGATTCTGGGTCAGCCGGGCCGTGCTGCAAACCGTGGACTCCCTGCGCCGGGAACATCCGGACCTTAGCGGCCTCGTCGCCTCAACGGGCTTTCAGGAACCCAGCCTGGCCTTTCTCCTGGGAACCCCAACCCGACTGGTCAATCACCTGGACGCCGCCAGCCATCTCCTGGAGCATCCCAACGGCCTGGCGCTGGTCGAATCCCGCCAGGAGCAGCGCTTTCATGAAGCCGTGGGCAATCTTGGCCTGGACGTGGAACGGCTGGCCATTATTCGCGGTTTCAACTATTCCAAGGGGCAGTGGGTGACCATCGGCTTTTACGCTGCCGCCCGCCAGTAA
- the hemA gene encoding glutamyl-tRNA reductase, whose product MNQSICLLGLNHRTAPVEVRERYALPDVDPRDQGLIAAKSGVKEAMILSTCNRVELLTVGREDKDTVREILRFWANCCGGDVHELQDHTYTHRNLDAVTHLFSVASSLDSMVLGEPQILGQLKQAYRSSVKQGASGVVLNRLLHKSFSVAKRVRTETKVASNAVSISFAAVELAKRIFGDLSSQTAMLVGAGEMAELAATHLLSAGVKRMLIANRTHARGCELASRIKGEAVLFAELFERMAEADIVISSTGATQTVIQRRDIQSIMKRRRNRPMFFIDIAVPRDIDPDVNNLDNIYLYDIDDLKEVVEENLGQRKTEAAKAMVIVQEETEKFACWLRSLDLKPTILDLLAGGERIARKELKKTLRRLGSKADDPEVSQALETLVLSLAHKLYHQPLDFLKRRAQEEDAGTRYIDVTRRMFNLDNEPPSPDAHPDRRKPQSSEE is encoded by the coding sequence ATGAACCAATCCATCTGTTTGCTTGGACTCAACCACCGCACCGCCCCGGTCGAGGTCCGGGAGCGCTACGCCCTGCCCGACGTCGACCCGCGGGACCAGGGGCTGATCGCCGCCAAGTCCGGCGTGAAAGAGGCCATGATCCTTTCCACCTGTAATCGGGTGGAACTATTAACCGTTGGCCGTGAAGACAAGGACACGGTACGGGAGATCCTGCGCTTTTGGGCCAACTGTTGCGGGGGCGACGTCCATGAATTGCAGGATCACACCTACACCCACCGCAACCTGGACGCGGTGACCCACCTGTTTTCCGTGGCCTCCAGCCTGGATTCCATGGTCCTGGGCGAGCCCCAGATTCTCGGCCAGCTCAAACAGGCCTACCGGAGCAGCGTCAAGCAGGGGGCTTCCGGCGTGGTCCTGAACCGGCTCCTGCACAAATCCTTCTCCGTGGCCAAACGGGTGCGCACGGAGACGAAAGTCGCCTCCAACGCGGTGTCCATCAGTTTCGCCGCCGTGGAATTGGCCAAGCGCATCTTCGGCGACCTCTCCAGCCAGACCGCCATGCTCGTGGGGGCCGGAGAAATGGCCGAGCTGGCTGCCACCCACCTGCTCTCAGCCGGGGTCAAACGGATGCTCATCGCCAACCGCACCCACGCCCGGGGCTGTGAACTGGCCTCCCGCATCAAGGGGGAGGCCGTGCTCTTCGCCGAACTGTTCGAGCGCATGGCCGAAGCGGACATCGTCATCAGTTCCACCGGAGCGACCCAGACGGTAATCCAGCGTCGCGATATCCAATCCATCATGAAACGCCGCCGCAACCGGCCGATGTTTTTCATCGATATCGCCGTGCCCCGGGACATCGACCCGGACGTGAACAACCTGGACAACATCTACCTCTACGACATCGACGACCTGAAGGAAGTGGTGGAGGAAAATCTAGGCCAGCGCAAAACCGAGGCGGCCAAGGCCATGGTCATTGTCCAGGAGGAAACGGAAAAGTTCGCCTGTTGGCTGCGTTCCCTGGACCTCAAGCCGACCATTCTGGACCTTCTGGCCGGCGGAGAACGGATCGCCCGCAAGGAACTCAAAAAAACCCTGCGTCGCCTGGGCTCGAAAGCCGACGACCCGGAAGTGAGCCAGGCCCTGGAGACACTGGTGCTCTCCCTGGCCCACAAGCTGTATCACCAGCCGTTGGACTTCCTGAAGCGCCGCGCCCAGGAAGAGGACGCCGGGACACGGTACATCGACGTCACCCGCCGGATGTTCAACCTGGACAACGAGCCGCCCAGCCCGGACGCCCATCCGGATCGACGCAAACCCCAATCAAGCGAGGAATGA
- the ftsY gene encoding signal recognition particle-docking protein FtsY: MGFFSKVKKWWSTEEATKAKETVEQPEPKPSPEGPETIKAVPADLEPTTPTPEPEPVEPSPEPVAEHAPESTSESASGTASEPEPKPEEERPAVSEVIQETPPETVTQTVSDTPSEPRQEASSESVSESVSEPSLEPASETEVQPAQARPGLLSRLFSRQPAKPTAMQPEQPAKPVTAKPSDPGRTTEVPAWQAQVMQALRGAEPKLSVWLEHTLSGVETKGNELWERLRFLFQALEAPEDEAELFITKFRDWLEDMGYEQVAEFRSELQYRLALALELEDEEDERDRLFLKLSEGLNKTREQLTKRIDALLSAHRKFDDPFWEELEEVLIMADVGHRSAAMLLDRLKDRVRKEDISEPEAFREMLRQELAAIFPKPKVVNLPQGPEIVLVVGVNGVGKTTTIAKLAHRAQMQGRKVLVAAGDTFRAAAMEQLTIWAKRTGADFFSKGEGADPAAVAYEAVDAALQGGHDVVFLDTAGRLHTKVDLMDELRKIKRVLAKKLPGAPHRCLLVVDATTGQNALSQTKLFNEAVSVDEIILTKLDGTSKGGIVVAIALEFGMPISFVGLGEKMEDLRPFSGEDFAKALVN, from the coding sequence ATGGGTTTTTTCTCCAAGGTAAAAAAGTGGTGGTCCACCGAAGAAGCGACCAAGGCTAAAGAAACGGTCGAACAGCCGGAACCGAAGCCGTCCCCAGAGGGGCCGGAGACGATCAAGGCTGTTCCGGCGGACCTGGAGCCAACAACGCCTACGCCGGAACCGGAGCCGGTCGAGCCTTCTCCGGAGCCGGTCGCGGAGCACGCTCCTGAGAGCACTTCCGAAAGCGCTTCCGGAACCGCATCCGAACCCGAGCCGAAACCGGAAGAGGAACGTCCGGCAGTTTCGGAAGTCATCCAGGAAACTCCCCCGGAAACCGTCACGCAAACTGTTTCGGACACTCCCTCGGAGCCGCGCCAAGAAGCCTCGTCTGAGTCTGTTTCCGAATCCGTCTCCGAGCCTTCTCTGGAGCCAGCCTCCGAAACCGAAGTCCAGCCTGCCCAGGCCCGTCCAGGCCTGCTTTCCCGACTGTTTTCCCGTCAGCCCGCCAAACCAACGGCGATGCAACCGGAACAACCCGCCAAGCCCGTGACAGCCAAACCTTCCGACCCCGGACGAACAACTGAAGTCCCGGCGTGGCAGGCCCAGGTCATGCAGGCCCTGCGCGGGGCCGAGCCCAAGCTCAGTGTCTGGCTGGAGCACACCCTTTCCGGAGTGGAGACCAAGGGCAACGAGTTGTGGGAGCGGTTGCGCTTCCTGTTCCAGGCCTTGGAGGCCCCGGAGGACGAGGCGGAGCTGTTCATCACCAAGTTCCGGGACTGGCTGGAGGACATGGGGTACGAGCAGGTGGCCGAATTCCGGTCCGAATTGCAGTACCGACTGGCCCTGGCCCTGGAGTTGGAAGACGAGGAGGACGAGCGGGACCGCCTCTTCCTGAAGCTCTCCGAAGGCCTGAACAAGACACGGGAACAGCTCACCAAACGCATTGACGCCCTGCTCTCGGCCCATCGCAAGTTCGACGACCCGTTCTGGGAGGAGCTGGAGGAAGTGCTGATCATGGCCGACGTGGGGCACCGCTCCGCGGCCATGCTCCTGGACCGGCTCAAGGACCGGGTGCGCAAGGAAGACATCAGCGAACCCGAGGCGTTCCGGGAAATGCTGCGCCAGGAACTGGCCGCCATCTTCCCCAAACCCAAGGTCGTCAATCTGCCCCAGGGTCCGGAAATCGTGCTGGTGGTGGGCGTGAATGGCGTGGGCAAGACCACGACCATCGCCAAACTGGCCCACCGCGCCCAGATGCAGGGCCGCAAGGTCCTCGTGGCCGCCGGGGACACCTTCCGGGCCGCGGCCATGGAACAGCTCACCATCTGGGCCAAGCGCACCGGCGCGGACTTCTTCAGCAAGGGCGAAGGTGCTGACCCGGCCGCCGTGGCCTACGAGGCCGTGGACGCCGCCCTGCAAGGCGGCCACGACGTGGTCTTCCTGGACACCGCGGGCCGCCTGCACACCAAGGTCGACCTGATGGACGAACTGCGCAAGATCAAACGCGTCCTGGCCAAGAAACTTCCCGGTGCGCCCCATCGCTGCCTGTTGGTGGTGGACGCCACCACCGGGCAGAACGCCCTGTCCCAGACCAAGCTGTTCAACGAGGCGGTCAGCGTGGACGAGATCATCCTGACCAAGCTGGATGGCACGTCCAAGGGCGGCATCGTTGTGGCCATCGCCCTGGAGTTCGGCATGCCCATCAGTTTTGTTGGCCTGGGCGAGAAGATGGAAGACCTCCGACCGTTCAGCGGCGAGGATTTCGCCAAGGCTCTGGTGAACTGA
- a CDS encoding CBS domain-containing protein: protein MLKVNDLMTKKVFSLQEHDNVQTARSIMNLGRIRHIPIVDQEERFVGLLTHRDLLAVTISKLADIEDEVQNEIDASIPIHEIMRRDVTTISPDVDLREAAELLLQHKYGCLPVVEDERLVGILTEADFLKLTISLMDALDKMEA, encoded by the coding sequence ATGCTGAAAGTCAACGACCTGATGACCAAAAAGGTCTTTTCCCTTCAGGAGCACGACAACGTGCAGACCGCCCGTTCGATCATGAATCTGGGCCGAATCCGTCACATCCCCATCGTGGACCAGGAAGAACGCTTCGTCGGCCTGCTGACTCACCGAGACCTCCTGGCAGTAACCATTTCCAAGTTGGCCGACATCGAGGATGAAGTCCAAAACGAGATCGACGCCTCCATTCCCATCCACGAAATCATGCGCCGGGACGTGACGACCATCTCTCCGGACGTGGACCTGCGCGAGGCCGCGGAACTCCTGCTCCAGCACAAATACGGCTGTCTGCCCGTCGTGGAGGACGAAAGACTCGTGGGCATTCTGACCGAGGCCGACTTTCTCAAACTAACCATCAGCCTGATGGATGCCTTGGACAAGATGGAGGCATGA
- the panB gene encoding 3-methyl-2-oxobutanoate hydroxymethyltransferase encodes MGKATTATLLEMKRQGEKITVLTAYDWATAKLLDEAGVDVMLVGDSLGMVMLGLENTLSVTMEDMLHHCRAVARGAQRALLVGDMPFMSYQVSPEQALVNAGRFLQEAGMHAVKVEGGREILPAVRKMTQNGIPVLGHVGLTPQHVHQLGGFKVQGRTDAAAQRIREDAVALEEAGAFGLVLECVPAPLAQTISKQLTIPTIGIGAGPGCDGQVLVFHDVVGLYDRFTPKFVKKYAQVGIVMRDAVREYVQEVKAGTFPGDEHVFK; translated from the coding sequence GTGGGCAAAGCGACCACGGCCACGCTCCTGGAAATGAAGCGCCAGGGCGAGAAGATCACCGTCTTGACGGCCTATGACTGGGCCACGGCCAAACTGCTGGACGAGGCCGGGGTGGACGTCATGCTGGTCGGCGACTCCCTGGGCATGGTCATGCTCGGCCTGGAGAACACCCTGTCCGTGACCATGGAGGACATGCTCCATCACTGCCGGGCCGTGGCCCGGGGAGCGCAACGGGCGCTGCTGGTGGGTGACATGCCCTTCATGAGCTACCAGGTTTCGCCGGAACAGGCCCTTGTCAACGCTGGACGTTTTTTACAAGAAGCCGGGATGCACGCGGTCAAGGTAGAGGGCGGACGGGAAATCCTGCCCGCCGTGCGCAAGATGACCCAGAATGGCATCCCCGTCCTCGGCCATGTCGGTCTGACGCCCCAACACGTTCACCAACTGGGCGGATTCAAGGTCCAGGGTCGGACCGACGCCGCAGCCCAGCGCATCCGAGAAGACGCTGTTGCCCTGGAGGAAGCCGGGGCCTTCGGCCTGGTCCTGGAATGCGTCCCGGCCCCCCTGGCCCAGACCATCTCCAAGCAACTGACCATTCCGACCATCGGCATCGGTGCCGGACCGGGCTGCGACGGCCAGGTCCTGGTCTTCCACGACGTGGTCGGCCTCTACGACCGCTTCACCCCGAAATTCGTGAAAAAATACGCCCAGGTCGGCATTGTGATGCGCGATGCGGTTCGGGAATACGTTCAGGAGGTCAAGGCCGGAACGTTTCCAGGAGATGAGCACGTTTTCAAGTGA
- a CDS encoding type II toxin-antitoxin system Phd/YefM family antitoxin: MEMQVVNIHEAKTHLSRLVDEAARGNAFIIAKAGKPMVKVSPLPEGGASDVQRLGFMAGEVVVPDDFDAMGTEQIEDYFFNNQSPLP, from the coding sequence ATGGAGATGCAGGTTGTCAATATTCATGAAGCGAAGACTCACCTCTCGCGATTGGTCGATGAAGCCGCGCGGGGCAACGCTTTCATCATCGCCAAGGCTGGCAAGCCAATGGTCAAGGTTTCCCCATTGCCGGAGGGGGGGGCTTCGGATGTTCAGCGCTTGGGGTTCATGGCCGGGGAGGTCGTCGTGCCGGACGACTTCGATGCAATGGGAACGGAACAGATTGAGGATTATTTTTTCAATAACCAGAGTCCTTTGCCATGA
- a CDS encoding bifunctional precorrin-2 dehydrogenase/sirohydrochlorin ferrochelatase, translated as MRYYPILLDLHDKYCLVVGVGQVGTRKVRTLLSCAPGRLRIVDTREPDPCWRELIEQGLVEYHIRTFLPEDLEGCFLVIASTSDENLNWRISRLCAERGILCNIVDQPEKCSFILPAMHSQGDLTIAVSTSGSSPALAKKIRQDLGACFGPEYARFLALMRRLRPLILDLNLPTSENTAVFRALTQSQLLDAVQSGNDARILEVLRRHLPESLHPRLEDVIGEPD; from the coding sequence ATGCGCTACTATCCCATTCTTCTCGATCTGCACGACAAATACTGCCTGGTGGTCGGCGTGGGCCAGGTGGGGACGCGCAAGGTCCGCACGCTCCTGTCCTGCGCCCCGGGACGATTGCGGATCGTGGATACCCGAGAACCGGATCCCTGCTGGCGAGAACTCATCGAGCAGGGCTTGGTGGAATACCATATCCGCACGTTTCTTCCGGAGGATCTGGAAGGCTGCTTCCTGGTCATCGCCAGTACCAGCGACGAAAACCTGAACTGGCGAATCAGTCGGTTGTGCGCCGAACGAGGGATACTCTGCAACATCGTGGACCAGCCCGAGAAATGCAGCTTTATTCTCCCGGCCATGCACTCCCAAGGCGACCTGACCATCGCCGTGTCTACGTCCGGCTCCAGTCCGGCCCTGGCCAAAAAAATCCGCCAGGACCTCGGCGCCTGCTTCGGACCGGAATACGCCCGGTTCCTGGCCCTCATGCGCCGTCTGCGCCCGCTGATTCTGGATTTGAACCTGCCCACGTCGGAGAATACCGCCGTGTTCCGGGCCTTGACCCAATCCCAACTGCTGGATGCCGTGCAGTCAGGGAACGACGCCCGAATTCTGGAAGTGTTGCGACGTCATCTCCCCGAAAGCCTGCATCCCCGCTTGGAGGACGTGATCGGTGAACCTGACTGA
- a CDS encoding glycosyltransferase family 2 protein, producing the protein MLSTPSEPSTPSTAGQPAVSCILPVYNEEGCLEQLLDELTAVLIGLGRPSEIICVDDCSQDGSLGLLTRLSADHDRLRVVRHPRNLGQSAAFATGFQVARGQILVTMDADMQHDPTDIPRLLRALTPETDMVCGIRANRRDNWVKRVSSRLANRFRDMVSGDRISDAGCTFRALRRTALPELLVFNGMHRFLPTLLRCRGLTVVELPINHRPRISGVSKYGIGNRLWRGLLDCVAVRWYARRAIPARRWEHVHNPSSPPHD; encoded by the coding sequence ATGCTCTCCACGCCCTCCGAACCTTCCACGCCCTCAACCGCTGGGCAGCCAGCCGTTTCCTGCATCCTGCCGGTCTACAATGAAGAAGGCTGCCTAGAGCAGCTTCTTGACGAATTGACGGCGGTCCTGATCGGTTTGGGCCGACCCTCCGAAATTATCTGCGTGGATGATTGCAGCCAGGACGGCAGCCTGGGCCTGCTGACCCGACTGAGCGCCGACCACGACCGGCTTCGGGTCGTTCGACACCCCCGCAACCTGGGCCAAAGCGCGGCCTTCGCCACCGGGTTCCAGGTCGCCCGTGGCCAAATTCTGGTCACCATGGACGCGGACATGCAGCACGACCCGACGGACATCCCCCGCCTGCTACGCGCCCTGACCCCGGAAACGGACATGGTTTGCGGCATCCGGGCCAACCGCCGGGACAATTGGGTCAAGCGCGTCTCCTCCCGCTTGGCCAACCGATTCCGGGACATGGTCTCCGGGGACCGGATCTCGGACGCCGGCTGCACGTTCCGTGCTCTGCGCCGAACCGCCCTGCCGGAGCTCCTGGTGTTCAACGGCATGCACCGCTTTCTGCCCACCCTGCTGCGTTGCCGGGGACTGACCGTGGTCGAGCTGCCCATCAACCACCGTCCCCGGATCAGTGGCGTTTCCAAGTACGGCATCGGCAACCGCCTCTGGCGCGGGCTGCTGGACTGCGTCGCCGTGCGCTGGTACGCTCGACGAGCCATCCCGGCACGGCGCTGGGAGCACGTTCACAACCCCTCTTCGCCGCCCCATGACTGA
- a CDS encoding inner membrane protein YpjD, translating into MNLTETLELAVLALYFLGAVLHILAVLIRGPLLRSGGQIATLLGFGLHTVDVGLYLARYGSDALGHGPFYFSLMAWTLIIVSLVLNWRLRMHFLALTSLPLALIVYSFATTLPSMEVILPESFMGLWFGLHIGTLFLSICLLAMAASAGAVYLFLENKIKGKTKITGLSKDLPSLSLFDQVNAWAVNLGFPLFTVGLLSGFLWAHFTWERFFSWDPKEVAAIIVWLLFAFLFHQRLVNGWRGRKPAKLAIWIFALSLVSMLGINFFLETHHSFQP; encoded by the coding sequence GTGAACCTGACTGAAACCCTCGAATTAGCCGTTCTGGCGCTCTATTTTCTCGGGGCCGTTCTGCATATTCTCGCGGTGCTGATCCGCGGCCCCCTTCTCCGTTCCGGTGGGCAAATCGCGACCCTGCTCGGCTTCGGCCTGCACACCGTGGATGTCGGGCTGTATTTGGCCCGTTACGGTTCGGACGCCCTGGGTCACGGACCGTTTTACTTCAGCCTGATGGCCTGGACCTTGATCATCGTCTCCCTGGTCCTGAACTGGCGGCTGCGGATGCACTTTCTGGCCCTGACCTCCCTGCCCCTGGCCCTGATCGTCTACTCCTTCGCCACGACCCTGCCCAGCATGGAGGTCATCCTGCCGGAAAGCTTCATGGGGCTATGGTTCGGGCTGCATATCGGCACCCTGTTCCTGAGCATCTGCCTGCTGGCCATGGCTGCCAGCGCAGGGGCGGTCTACCTGTTCCTGGAAAACAAGATCAAGGGCAAAACCAAGATCACCGGCCTGAGCAAGGATCTGCCCTCCCTGTCCCTGTTCGATCAGGTCAACGCCTGGGCCGTGAACCTGGGATTTCCACTGTTCACCGTGGGCCTGCTTTCCGGATTCCTTTGGGCGCACTTCACCTGGGAGCGCTTCTTCTCCTGGGATCCCAAGGAAGTCGCGGCCATTATCGTCTGGCTGCTCTTCGCCTTTCTCTTCCACCAGCGCCTAGTCAACGGCTGGCGCGGCCGCAAGCCGGCCAAGCTGGCCATCTGGATCTTCGCTTTGTCCCTGGTCTCCATGCTGGGGATCAACTTTTTCCTCGAGACCCACCACAGCTTTCAACCCTAA
- a CDS encoding TVP38/TMEM64 family protein: MEAETKIGSGFWTRSRLVGIVLIGVVLLGLVLMNVTPLRSLLARTELLGVWFTQRGLFGMALYIAGVTLLVCLGVPRLLLCSIGGMAFGFWQGLVLTQAGTVLGFYVVFNLVRHAGWSFSFLRHRPNLNAVQKRIGKGGVMSVFGIRMMPLSGFYSTIMMGMLPLRHGHFLLGTFLGTFPQAIPATLIGTGATQETLQTSIAFIVAAVIAFVIIWFGIDAYRRKMHHANPPLTP, translated from the coding sequence GTGGAAGCCGAAACGAAAATCGGAAGCGGATTCTGGACCCGCTCACGCTTGGTAGGCATTGTCCTGATCGGCGTTGTCCTGCTGGGGCTGGTCCTGATGAACGTCACGCCGCTGCGCTCCCTGCTGGCCAGGACCGAACTGCTCGGGGTCTGGTTCACGCAGCGCGGCCTTTTCGGAATGGCGCTGTACATCGCCGGAGTGACCCTCCTGGTCTGCCTGGGCGTTCCCCGGCTGCTGCTCTGCTCCATCGGCGGCATGGCCTTCGGTTTCTGGCAGGGTCTGGTGCTGACCCAGGCCGGAACTGTGCTGGGCTTTTACGTTGTCTTCAATCTGGTTCGCCACGCGGGATGGAGCTTTTCCTTTCTCCGCCACCGGCCCAACCTGAACGCCGTTCAAAAACGCATCGGCAAGGGCGGGGTGATGTCCGTGTTTGGAATCCGGATGATGCCGCTATCCGGCTTCTATTCCACGATCATGATGGGCATGCTGCCCCTTCGGCATGGTCACTTTCTGCTGGGCACGTTTCTGGGCACCTTTCCCCAGGCCATTCCAGCAACCCTGATCGGGACCGGGGCCACCCAGGAGACGCTCCAAACCAGCATTGCCTTCATCGTCGCCGCAGTGATCGCCTTTGTGATCATCTGGTTCGGCATCGACGCCTATCGCCGAAAAATGCACCACGCCAACCCGCCATTGACCCCATAA
- a CDS encoding type II toxin-antitoxin system VapC family toxin, which yields MKLLLDTHILLWAAGNPEKLSEKARAILLEPSNSLFFSAASIWEVVIKQGLGRDDFKVDAQRLRKMLILNRYSELSITSEHVLRVHALPTLHKDPFDRLLIAQSLSEGMLLLTVDEAVIAYQGGVLAV from the coding sequence ATGAAACTGCTTCTGGACACGCACATTCTGCTTTGGGCGGCCGGAAATCCGGAGAAACTATCTGAAAAGGCCAGGGCAATACTTCTTGAGCCAAGTAATTCTTTGTTTTTCAGCGCTGCCAGTATCTGGGAAGTAGTCATCAAGCAGGGTCTTGGACGCGACGATTTTAAAGTTGATGCGCAACGTCTCAGAAAAATGCTCATTTTGAACAGGTATAGCGAATTGTCAATAACCTCGGAGCATGTTTTGCGCGTTCATGCTCTGCCTACGCTGCACAAGGATCCTTTCGATCGACTCCTGATTGCCCAGTCCCTGAGTGAAGGAATGCTTTTGCTTACCGTGGACGAGGCCGTTATCGCCTATCAAGGCGGCGTTTTGGCCGTGTAG